The Halichondria panicea chromosome 14, odHalPani1.1, whole genome shotgun sequence genome contains a region encoding:
- the LOC135348108 gene encoding SWI/SNF-related matrix-associated actin-dependent regulator of chromatin subfamily A-like protein 1: MHPGRPSASGSGGMSTEQLQRMEANRRRAQAKLTAKRRVAPPHTDISNWSPTTTILFQTIHFSFVYIVPYNSPPKSAPNKAVPVNSRIPSFYSKPPLNAPHLVTSVPDASIKVAAAMSRKPSPSLPPDHPPPVKCTQLRDKKKARVCMVSKTRLEVKVQYDHDLIEIFKKMPTRAYNTKMSLWSFGIEDYNSLVKAIQSSCKHVELDLIPRPVINLFLSQLQAQYHSIQSKSHPSVIDWSRIETKLSTTLMEFQKEGVEYSIKRDGRVLIADDMGLGKTLQAIAVMSYYRSDWPLLVVCPSSVRLTWAEAFKRWIPSLVVADINVILTTKGCGSFCLVNIISYDLLVRMSKDITEHRFSAIIADESHFLKNYRTARSKAAIPVIKSARRAVLLSGTPALSRPIELYTQITAVDKNFRLVSHTQFGLRYCNGVKNQFGWDFSGASNMSELQLYLEDSIMIRRMKSEVLDQLPSKTRKMVLLDLSLPKGGSKEWKDYKRQLNDAGKLKKLERRTALLPLFDVTGKMKLPAVKDYILDMLEGGRKIIVFGHHVSVLNGLCEALDKKAITYIRIDGKTPADMRQALCDQFQHSEQCQVAVLSITTANAGLTLTAASTVIFAELFWNPGILVQAEDRAYRIGQKSSVNVHYLIAKDTVDDFIWPLIQNKLSVLSQAGLAKDDFSSAESAVLTAKDATQKTLMDCFGDLVSKSEMDQLSNFDDTLELDTPGTSVS; the protein is encoded by the exons ACATCTCAAACTGGTCTCCAACAACCACCATTTTATTCCAAACCATCCACTTCTCATTTGTCTACATTGTCCCATATAACTCTCCTCCGAAATCGGCACCTAATAAAGCAGTTCCAGTAAATTCGAGAATTCCTTCGTTCTACTCTAAGCCACCTCTGAATGCACCTCATCTCGTCACCTCAGTACCGGATGCTTCCATTAAAGTGGCAGCAGCGATGAGCCGCAAGCCATCACCATCACTACCGCCTGACCACCCTCCCCCTGTGAAGTGTACCCAGCTGAGAGACAAGAAGAAGGCACGGGTTTGTATGGTGTCCAAGACAAGGCTGGAGGTCAAAGTGCAGTACGATCATGACCTCATTGAGATATTCAAGAAGATGCCTACAAGAGCTTACA ATACCAAAATGTCCTTATGGAGCTTTGGAATAGAAGACTACAATTCACTGG TTAAAGCTATCCAGAGCAGCTGCAAGCATGTGGAGTTGGACCTCATACCCAGACCAGTCATAAACCTGTTCCTATCACAGCTACAGGCACAGTACCATTCCATACAGTCCAAGTCCCATCCCAGTGTCATTGACTGGAGCAGGATCGAGACAAAGTTGAGCACCACTCTGATGGAGTTCCAAAAAGAAGGAGTGGA ataCTCGATCAAGCGTGATGGCCGAGTGTTGATAGCTGATGATATGGGACTAGGCAAGACACTTCAGGCCATAGCCGTCATGTCCTACTACCGCTCTGATTGGCCCCTCCTCGTAGTGTGCCCCTCGTCAGTGAGACTCACCTGGGCTGAG GCATTCAAACGATGGATTCCTTCACTGGTGGTCGCTGATATTAATGTCATCCTAACGACAAAGGGGTGTGGCTCGTTCTGCctcgtgaatatcattagctATGACTTGCTGGTCAGGATGAGCAAGGACATCACGGAGCACAGATTCTCAGCCATCATTGCG GATGAGTCTCACTTTCTCAAGAACTATCGCACTGCTCGCTCCAAAGCAGCCATTCCAGTCATCAAG agtGCTCGGAGGGCTGTCCTGTTGTCAGGGACACCTGCCCTATCCCGACCCATCGAGCTGTACACACAGATAACTGCAGTGGACAAGAACTTCAGACTAGTGTCCCACACCCAGTTCGGACTGAGGTACTGCAATGGAGTCAAG AATCAGTTTGGATGGGACTTCAGTGGTGCTTCCAACATGTCAGAACTGCAGCTCTACCTAGAAGACTCCATCATGATCAG GAGGATGAAGTCCGAAGTTCTCGATCAACTTCCTTCTAAAACAAGGAAGATG GTGTTGTTGGATCTCTCGTTACCAAagggaggcagcaaagaatgGAAAGACTATAAAAGACAACTCAACGATGCTGGCAAACTCAAA AAGCTTGAGCGACGGACCGCCCTCCTCCCTCTGTTTGATGTGACAGGCAAGATGAAGCTGCCGGCAGTGAAGGACTATATCCTGGACATGTTGGAGGGTGGTAGGAAGATCATCGTGTTCGGCCATCACGTGTCTGTACTGAATGGTCTCTGTGAGGCTTTGGACAAGAAG GCCATCACCTACATTCGTATCGACGGCAAGACCCCAGCTGATATGAGACAGGCCCTGTGTGATCAGTTCCAGCACAGCGAGCAGTGTCAAGTGGCTGTACTCTCCATCACCACGGCTAATGcag GACTCACCCTCACTGCTGCCTCCACTGTTATCTTTGCTGAGTTGTTCTGGAACCCAGGA ATACTGGTACAGGCTGAGGACAGGGCGTACAGAATAGGCCAAAAGTCGTCAGTCAATGTCCATTACCTCATTGCGAAGGACACAGTGGATGACTTTATATG GCCCTTGATTCAGAACAAACTGTCAGTGTTGAGTCAAGCTGGTCTGGCTAAAGATGACTTCTCCAGTGCAGAGAGCGCAGTACTCACAGCCAAG GATGCAACACAAAAGACTCTGATGGACTGTTTTGGAGATTTGGTATCAAAGTCTGAAATGGACCAGCTATCAAACTTTGACGATACATTGGAACTAGACACACCAGGTACTAGTGTGTCATAA
- the LOC135347326 gene encoding uncharacterized protein LOC135347326 produces the protein MQLHILFSRRGLLYNYIVVIIMATKEASNKFTCLVNFVNEFDASKKKIVLLFNERRKTFSRDVFSKILWPHFNQLMEMLEIFIKDLLKETVEIVFKELLASSTSKETNKLTPHLQEVVAHSLLHHSSKDDKKAAFEMSSYLLPHPELWRDSFDSYKQYLLAKCDEVVPVFDGANGIDETFKEIFESTGTTLSLSSAVIPIKASYCHKEYQVTDLVLSSVDGLSTILHLYHGIHCVVTKKSLNYFSSIDCKLFQDPQKVHFQKLLGEVPGDYLEYLYRCVTSHPDDPYLYFEQCKNLMYFLWSLTHSLCDAVSTFMKDHFDIEL, from the coding sequence atgcagttgcacATTTTATTTTCAAGACGAGGccttctgtataattatatagttgtaataattatggcaacaaAAGAAGCTTCAAATAAATTCACTTGTCTAGTGAATTTTGTCAATGAATTTGATGCTTCTAAAAAAAAGATTGTCCTCTTATTTAATGAAAGACGGAAGACATTTTCTAGAGACGTATTTTCAAAAATTCTTTGGCCTCACTTTAATCAGTTGATGGAAATGTTGGAAATATTCATCAAAGATCTACTGAAAGAAACCGTAGAAATTGTGTTTAAAGAGCTTCTGGCTTCATCAACATCCAAAGAAACTAACAAACTAACTCCCCATCTTCAAGAAGTTGTGGCACACTCTCTACTACACCACTCCTCCAAAGATGATAAAAAGGCAGCCTTTGAAATGAGCTCGTACCTCCTACCTCACCCAGAGCTTTGGAGGGACAGTTTCGATAGCTACAAGCAGTATCTATTGGCCAAATGTGATGAGGTTGTCCCCGTGTTCGATGGAGCCAATGGCATCGATGAGACATTCAAGGAAATCTTTGAATCTACTGGTACTACACTCAGCCTTTCTAGTGCTGTGATTCCAATCAAAGCATCGTATTGTCATAAAGAATATCAAGTGACTGATCTCGTTCTCTCCTCAGTTGATGGTCTATCAACTATCTTACATCTCTATCATGGAATACACTGTGTTGTAACTAAGAAAAGCCTCAACTACTTTTCAAGCATCGATTGCAAACTATTTCAAGATCCGCAAAAAGTACACTTCCAAAAATTGCTAGGAGAAGTCCCGGGAGATTATCTAGAATATTTATACAGATGTGTAACAAGCCATCCGGACGATCCGTATCTTTATTTCGAACAGTGTAAAAATTTGATGTACTTTTTGTGGAGCTTAACACACTCTTTATGTGATGCAGTCTCGACGTTTATGAAGGATCATTTTGATATTGAACTCTAG